A genomic window from Chitinophaga pollutisoli includes:
- the rlmD gene encoding 23S rRNA (uracil(1939)-C(5))-methyltransferase RlmD, whose protein sequence is MKPSYLCTREEKNVVLENVPVTGYAAEGKALARVDGKVVFLEGGVVPGDVVDVRLSKNKKDWAEGKATHIRSYSPQRTEPFCEHFGLCGGCKWQMLPYEQQMAYKQQQVEDHLRRIGHLSFPPLEPILGAEHTRRYRNKLEFTFSNKAYLTDAEMPAKGEEIPRRNALGFHIPRLFDKVLDINTCHLMEEPANLIKNTIRAYAEKHDLSYYDIRQQQGWLRNLVLRVCSTGEVMANLVVHHEDEALKGLLDHLLEQVPAITTLLYTINPKKNDTIFDLEPKIWFGKGYVEEKLEDFTFKIGPKSFFQTNTYQGEALYKVTREFAGLTGKETVYDLYCGTGSIGIFVSRQAKKVVGIELIKEAIDDAKENAAANGVANAEFFAGDVIDIADDAFFAAHGAPDVIITDPPRAGMHEKLTAKLLEVAAPRIVYVSCNPATQARDLALLSEKYTIERVRPVDMFPHTHHIENVVLLQRKY, encoded by the coding sequence ATAAAACCGTCCTACCTTTGCACCCGTGAGGAAAAAAATGTAGTACTTGAAAATGTACCCGTAACCGGCTATGCCGCGGAAGGCAAAGCGCTTGCGCGGGTCGACGGTAAGGTCGTATTCCTTGAAGGCGGCGTGGTACCCGGCGATGTGGTGGATGTCCGCCTGTCGAAGAATAAAAAAGACTGGGCCGAAGGCAAGGCCACGCACATCCGCAGCTATTCTCCGCAGCGGACGGAGCCTTTCTGCGAACATTTCGGCCTTTGCGGAGGTTGTAAATGGCAGATGCTGCCTTACGAACAACAAATGGCATACAAGCAACAGCAGGTAGAAGATCATCTCCGCCGGATCGGCCACCTCAGCTTCCCGCCCCTGGAACCCATTCTCGGCGCGGAGCATACCCGCCGTTACCGCAACAAACTGGAGTTTACTTTTTCCAACAAAGCCTACCTGACAGACGCGGAAATGCCGGCCAAAGGGGAAGAAATTCCCCGCCGCAACGCTCTCGGTTTCCACATCCCGCGCCTTTTCGACAAAGTGCTGGATATAAATACCTGCCACCTCATGGAGGAGCCGGCCAATCTCATCAAGAATACCATCCGGGCTTATGCCGAAAAGCATGACCTTTCTTATTACGATATCCGCCAGCAGCAGGGCTGGCTGCGCAACCTCGTGCTGCGCGTCTGCTCCACCGGTGAAGTAATGGCCAATCTCGTTGTCCATCACGAAGACGAAGCGCTGAAAGGCCTGCTGGACCATCTGCTGGAGCAGGTTCCTGCCATCACCACCCTGCTTTACACCATCAATCCGAAAAAGAACGACACGATCTTTGACCTGGAACCGAAAATCTGGTTTGGCAAGGGATATGTAGAGGAAAAACTGGAGGATTTCACGTTCAAAATCGGTCCCAAGTCCTTTTTCCAGACCAATACCTACCAGGGCGAGGCCTTATATAAAGTGACCCGTGAGTTTGCCGGGCTTACCGGTAAGGAAACGGTGTACGATTTGTATTGCGGAACGGGCAGCATCGGGATTTTTGTGTCGCGGCAGGCGAAGAAAGTGGTGGGCATCGAGCTGATTAAGGAAGCGATTGACGACGCGAAGGAAAACGCGGCTGCCAACGGCGTGGCCAATGCGGAATTTTTCGCGGGAGACGTGATCGACATTGCGGATGATGCGTTTTTCGCCGCCCACGGCGCGCCGGACGTCATCATTACCGACCCTCCGCGCGCGGGCATGCACGAAAAACTGACGGCCAAACTGCTGGAAGTGGCGGCGCCCCGGATCGTGTACGTGTCCTGCAACCCCGCCACACAGGCGCGCGACCTCGCATTGCTGAGCGAAAAATACACCATCGAAAGGGTGCGGCCGGTGGACATGTTCCCCCACACCCACCATATCGAGAACGTAGTGCTGCTGCAGCGTAAATATTAA
- the metF gene encoding methylenetetrahydrofolate reductase [NAD(P)H], with protein sequence MKVTEHIAQAKDTLISFEILPPLKGKSIDSIWEHLDPLMEFNPAYINVTYHRSEHMFKKRADGSFDKVEIRKRPGTVGICAAIMNHYKVDAVPHLICGGFSKEETENALIDLNFLGIDNVLVLRGDAPKNETFFEAHPNGHRYATELLQQVVNMNNGMYLEEDLQGGIKTKFCIGVAGYPEKHFEAPNLQTDMNYLKKKVDGGADYIVTQMFFDNKKFFDFVAKCRENGITVPIIPGLKPLTSKKQLTVLPRIFHVDMPDEFANEVLKCKTDKDVELVGTEWLIQQSKELKAAGIPVLHYYTLGKPKVVQQVVSSIL encoded by the coding sequence ATGAAAGTCACCGAACATATCGCCCAGGCGAAAGATACCCTGATCTCTTTCGAAATCCTGCCGCCGCTCAAAGGGAAAAGCATTGATTCCATCTGGGAACATCTGGACCCGCTGATGGAGTTCAACCCGGCATATATCAATGTGACCTACCATCGCAGCGAGCATATGTTCAAGAAGCGGGCCGACGGTTCGTTCGACAAGGTGGAGATCCGCAAGCGCCCCGGCACCGTGGGCATCTGCGCCGCCATCATGAACCATTACAAGGTAGACGCCGTTCCCCACCTCATCTGCGGCGGCTTCTCCAAAGAAGAAACCGAAAACGCCCTCATCGACCTGAACTTTCTCGGGATCGACAATGTGCTGGTACTCCGCGGCGACGCGCCGAAGAACGAAACCTTCTTCGAAGCCCATCCCAACGGCCACCGCTACGCCACCGAGCTGCTCCAGCAGGTGGTGAACATGAACAACGGCATGTATCTGGAAGAAGACCTCCAGGGCGGCATCAAAACCAAATTCTGCATCGGCGTGGCCGGCTATCCCGAAAAGCATTTCGAAGCCCCCAACCTGCAGACCGACATGAATTACCTGAAGAAAAAAGTAGACGGAGGTGCCGATTACATCGTGACCCAGATGTTCTTCGACAATAAAAAATTCTTCGATTTCGTAGCCAAATGCCGCGAAAACGGGATCACCGTCCCCATCATCCCCGGCCTCAAACCCCTCACTTCCAAAAAGCAACTGACCGTTCTGCCGCGCATTTTCCATGTAGACATGCCCGACGAGTTCGCCAACGAGGTGCTCAAATGCAAAACCGACAAGGATGTGGAACTGGTAGGCACCGAATGGCTCATCCAGCAGTCGAAAGAGCTGAAGGCCGCCGGCATACCCGTGCTTCATTATTATACGCTGGGCAAACCCAAAGTGGTGCAGCAGGTGGTATCTTCCATCCTCTAA
- a CDS encoding redoxin domain-containing protein codes for MQKLLSLLLGCLCSVSSLSAQGYQISVTLRNMQSGTLYLGHYMGKTTYVMDSAQINAQGTAVLKGTETLPGGIYLIVLPGKQQYFEMLLDKQQRFAIQADPADLSGATFTGSPDNTLFSDYNTFIRDNTRDLQAKSAAARTPQDSAAIRPLSEAFGKKLNEYRADVITRNPTSLLASLFKAMKEPKVQPIPIGPDGKPDSTYPYRYYKAHYWDEFNLADGRLVRTPILEARLERYFKQLVAPLPDSIIVEADQILAKTKKDKESFKFTLWWLTHTYETSPVMGMDAVFVHLVEKYYVTGEAFWITPDYKEKIISRAYTIAPNLIGQQAAPLELKDTAARNISLYGIKSKYTVVVFWDPTCGHCITEVPKLDSAWKASWKNKGVTMLGVRTDGTQEEWIKFIRDHNMSGWIHAWDPGYTTNYRKTYDVYATPVVYLLDERKKILAKRLGVTQLDEFLQREESGLNRK; via the coding sequence ATGCAAAAACTGCTATCTCTCCTGCTTGGCTGCCTTTGCAGCGTTTCGTCCCTATCCGCGCAGGGTTACCAGATCTCTGTTACGCTCCGGAACATGCAGTCCGGCACGCTTTACCTCGGTCATTACATGGGTAAAACCACGTATGTGATGGATTCCGCGCAGATCAACGCCCAGGGAACCGCGGTGCTGAAAGGCACGGAAACACTTCCCGGCGGCATTTACCTGATCGTGCTGCCCGGCAAGCAGCAATATTTTGAGATGCTGCTGGACAAGCAGCAGCGTTTCGCCATACAGGCGGATCCGGCAGACCTGTCGGGGGCCACTTTCACGGGGAGCCCTGATAACACGCTCTTCAGCGACTACAACACCTTTATCCGCGACAATACCCGCGACCTCCAGGCGAAATCCGCCGCGGCCCGCACCCCGCAGGACTCCGCCGCTATCCGGCCCCTGTCCGAAGCGTTCGGCAAGAAACTGAACGAATACCGGGCGGATGTGATCACGCGAAACCCGACATCCCTCCTCGCCAGCCTCTTCAAAGCCATGAAGGAACCGAAAGTACAGCCCATCCCCATAGGGCCCGACGGCAAACCCGATTCCACCTATCCCTACAGATATTATAAAGCACATTACTGGGACGAGTTCAACCTGGCCGACGGCCGCCTGGTGCGCACGCCCATCCTCGAAGCGCGGCTCGAGCGCTATTTCAAGCAACTGGTAGCGCCGCTGCCGGATTCCATCATCGTGGAAGCGGACCAGATTCTCGCCAAAACGAAGAAGGACAAGGAATCATTCAAGTTTACGCTCTGGTGGCTCACGCATACTTACGAAACGTCGCCGGTCATGGGAATGGACGCGGTGTTTGTGCACCTGGTGGAGAAATATTACGTGACCGGTGAGGCGTTCTGGATCACGCCGGATTATAAAGAAAAGATCATCAGCCGCGCTTATACGATCGCCCCGAATCTGATCGGGCAGCAGGCCGCGCCCCTGGAACTGAAAGATACCGCCGCCCGCAATATTTCGCTGTACGGCATCAAATCCAAATATACCGTCGTCGTTTTCTGGGACCCTACCTGCGGCCATTGCATCACCGAAGTGCCGAAGCTCGACTCCGCCTGGAAGGCCAGCTGGAAAAACAAAGGGGTCACCATGCTGGGGGTACGCACCGACGGAACGCAGGAAGAATGGATCAAGTTCATCCGCGACCACAACATGTCAGGCTGGATCCATGCCTGGGACCCGGGCTATACCACCAACTACCGTAAAACCTACGACGTGTACGCAACGCCCGTTGTGTACCTCCTCGATGAGCGGAAAAAAATCCTGGCCAAACGCCTTGGCGTAACCCAATTAGATGAATTCCTGCAACGGGAAGAATCGGGCCTTAACCGAAAATGA
- a CDS encoding porin family protein yields the protein MKKALLVCMLLYAAPGVFGQVSIGVRGGFNASNIEFGGGAGETIGTGYMKPLYGWHADLMFNIPVAGRFYLQPYLRYIRKGATIRDQPWLKPDIPGLTVTWGSSMELDYLELPVNMVYKLPVGRGHLVGGVGPYVGYGLKGKYNYRLMRNGVEEAREVRKVRFSDSGGDASTIRMQPWEAGAHLSIGYEFFSTFTIAANCNIGLTDIDRGNDGRSRNQYLGLSMGFLLNREDY from the coding sequence ATGAAAAAAGCTTTACTCGTGTGTATGCTATTGTACGCGGCCCCGGGAGTATTTGGACAGGTGAGTATAGGAGTACGGGGAGGTTTTAACGCATCTAATATTGAATTCGGCGGAGGCGCCGGAGAAACGATCGGAACAGGTTACATGAAACCGTTATATGGTTGGCATGCAGACCTGATGTTCAACATTCCGGTGGCCGGCAGGTTCTATTTACAGCCGTATTTACGTTATATCCGCAAGGGCGCAACCATCCGGGACCAGCCCTGGCTGAAGCCGGACATTCCCGGTCTGACGGTAACCTGGGGCAGCAGCATGGAACTGGATTACCTCGAATTACCGGTTAACATGGTGTATAAATTGCCGGTGGGCCGCGGCCACCTCGTGGGTGGCGTTGGACCGTACGTAGGATATGGTCTGAAAGGAAAATATAATTACAGGTTGATGCGCAACGGTGTGGAAGAAGCGCGCGAAGTGCGGAAGGTCCGGTTTTCGGATAGCGGGGGCGACGCCTCCACGATCCGGATGCAACCCTGGGAAGCCGGGGCGCATTTGTCCATCGGGTATGAATTCTTCAGCACGTTCACGATCGCTGCCAATTGCAATATTGGTCTTACCGATATCGACCGGGGTAACGACGGGCGCAGCCGTAACCAGTACCTCGGCCTGAGCATGGGATTCCTGCTCAACCGGGAAGATTACTGA
- the lptB gene encoding LPS export ABC transporter ATP-binding protein: protein MALRIHTQQLVKRYRTRTVVNHVSVEVTQGEIVGLLGPNGAGKTTTFYMVVGLIKPDEGEVFLNDINITKLPMYKRAQMGIGYLPQEASVFRKLSVEDNISAVLEMTKLTKAEQKDKLESLLSEFRLQHVRKSPGDVLSGGERRRTEIARALAVDPKFILLDEPFAGIDPIAVEDIQGIVAKLKYRNIGILITDHNVQETLSITDRAYLLFEGKILKAGSAEELAEDEQVRKVYLGQNFVLRRKDYLDEAAKQVE from the coding sequence ATGGCATTAAGGATACATACGCAGCAATTGGTGAAGCGCTACCGGACCAGAACGGTGGTGAACCACGTTTCGGTGGAGGTGACGCAGGGCGAGATCGTAGGGCTGCTGGGCCCCAACGGCGCGGGTAAGACCACTACTTTTTACATGGTAGTGGGGCTGATCAAGCCGGATGAGGGAGAAGTGTTCCTCAACGACATTAATATTACCAAACTACCCATGTACAAACGGGCGCAGATGGGTATTGGCTACCTTCCCCAGGAAGCCAGCGTATTCCGCAAACTCAGCGTGGAAGACAATATCTCCGCCGTGCTGGAAATGACGAAGCTGACCAAAGCGGAGCAAAAAGACAAGCTCGAAAGCCTCCTCAGCGAATTCCGTTTGCAACACGTGAGGAAAAGTCCGGGCGACGTACTTTCCGGCGGAGAGCGCCGGCGTACCGAGATTGCGCGCGCCCTGGCGGTGGACCCCAAGTTCATCTTGCTCGACGAGCCCTTTGCCGGCATCGATCCCATCGCCGTGGAAGACATCCAGGGCATCGTAGCTAAACTCAAATACCGCAATATCGGCATCCTGATTACCGACCACAACGTACAGGAGACACTTTCCATCACCGACCGCGCCTATCTGCTCTTTGAAGGCAAAATCCTCAAAGCCGGGTCCGCCGAAGAACTCGCGGAAGATGAACAGGTGAGAAAAGTGTATCTTGGCCAGAATTTCGTGCTCCGAAGGAAAGACTACCTCGACGAAGCCGCAAAACAAGTAGAATAA
- the fabG gene encoding 3-oxoacyl-[acyl-carrier-protein] reductase → MKLLDNKVAIVTGASRGIGEAIALKFAEHGANVAFTYVSSDEKAKALEARLQALGVKAKAYKSNAGVFEECEALVNDVVKEFGTVDICVNNAGISKDNLILRMSPEQWDDVMDVNLKSVFNMTKLVVRPMMKAKSGSIINMSSIIGMKGNAGQSSYAASKAGIIGFSKSIAQELGSRNVRVNSVAPGFVETDMTHYLKDGEGAKNYLDKIPLGKFGSPEDIANVCLFLASDMSAYVTGQTLSVCGGLNT, encoded by the coding sequence ATGAAATTACTCGACAACAAAGTAGCCATCGTTACAGGTGCCAGCCGCGGAATCGGTGAAGCGATTGCCCTGAAATTTGCAGAACATGGCGCAAATGTTGCTTTTACGTACGTAAGCTCAGACGAAAAAGCAAAAGCGCTCGAAGCCAGGTTACAGGCCCTGGGCGTGAAGGCAAAAGCATATAAGAGCAATGCAGGCGTATTCGAAGAGTGCGAAGCGTTGGTGAATGATGTGGTGAAAGAGTTTGGCACTGTTGATATTTGTGTGAACAACGCCGGGATTTCAAAAGACAACCTCATCCTCCGCATGAGCCCCGAACAGTGGGACGATGTGATGGACGTCAACCTGAAAAGCGTTTTCAATATGACGAAACTGGTGGTGCGCCCGATGATGAAAGCCAAAAGCGGCAGCATCATCAACATGAGCTCCATCATCGGAATGAAAGGTAATGCGGGCCAGAGCAGCTACGCGGCATCCAAAGCAGGTATAATCGGATTCTCGAAATCGATCGCGCAGGAGCTGGGCAGCCGTAATGTGCGCGTGAACTCCGTGGCGCCGGGATTCGTTGAAACCGATATGACGCACTACCTGAAAGATGGTGAAGGCGCGAAAAACTACCTCGATAAAATTCCCCTGGGCAAATTCGGTTCGCCGGAAGATATCGCCAACGTGTGCCTCTTCCTCGCTTCCGACATGAGCGCCTATGTAACCGGGCAAACACTGAGCGTTTGCGGCGGTCTGAATACCTGA
- a CDS encoding porin family protein, with amino-acid sequence MTKKMMLTCVAIGMSVAAMAQVRVGVKGGWNVANISDANSGSVDKGRSYNSFHIGAIADIPLSPILALQPGVFYSGKGTKIERGEEGSLAYFKTTTNPSYIEIPVNFVGKIPVGTDTRIFLGAGPYAAFGVGGKNKYESTVAGVKTTGESNIKWDDDTPFNDGDPNQGYDKYKRFDYGGNLLAGVEFGNFLVSAQYGLGFGKILSGTDNSSDDKGKNRVWSFSVGYLLGRSK; translated from the coding sequence ATGACGAAAAAGATGATGTTAACTTGTGTGGCGATCGGCATGTCGGTTGCTGCAATGGCCCAGGTCAGAGTAGGTGTAAAGGGCGGTTGGAACGTGGCCAACATTTCCGACGCCAACAGCGGCTCTGTTGATAAAGGCCGCTCATATAATTCTTTCCACATCGGCGCCATCGCGGACATTCCGCTTTCTCCCATCCTCGCTTTGCAACCCGGCGTTTTTTATTCTGGTAAAGGTACCAAGATCGAAAGGGGAGAAGAGGGCAGCCTGGCCTACTTCAAAACGACCACTAATCCCAGCTACATAGAAATCCCCGTCAACTTTGTGGGTAAAATTCCTGTAGGTACGGATACCCGCATCTTCCTCGGCGCCGGTCCTTACGCGGCATTCGGCGTGGGAGGCAAGAACAAGTATGAGTCTACCGTGGCGGGCGTGAAAACCACCGGCGAAAGCAATATCAAGTGGGACGACGATACCCCGTTCAACGACGGCGACCCTAATCAGGGTTATGACAAGTACAAAAGGTTTGATTACGGCGGCAACCTGCTGGCGGGTGTAGAATTCGGAAACTTCCTGGTGTCCGCCCAATATGGGCTTGGATTCGGTAAAATCCTTTCAGGGACCGACAACAGTTCCGACGATAAAGGCAAGAACCGTGTCTGGAGCTTTTCAGTAGGCTATCTGCTGGGCCGGAGCAAATAA
- a CDS encoding sulfatase: MIKIIRIAVACALLASALPLKAQRKPNIVLIISDDHAYQAIGAYGGKNARTPNIDRLAREGVKFNRAYVTNSICGPSRAVILTGKHSHRNGFKDNEHSRFDGSQNTFIKELGKAGYNTAWVGKWHLETRPQGFSYWQILPGQGAYYNPDFLMMDGSRKQFDGYVSNVIEDEAEKWLNARDTTQPFCLVIGHKATHRTWIPDTTDMGAFENTNFELPDNFFDKYVGREAAKVQEMSISESMRMGYDLKMFGDSAEANREGSIKRMNPAQRAKFDAFYGPIAEGLKTVRFTAEGFAQWKFQRYMRDYMSTALSLDRNIGRTLDYLDQHGLSENTIVIYMSDQGFYLGEHGWFDKRFMYEESFRTPMVMRYPGKVKPNSANNDFVMNLDIAPTLLDAAGVKAPEDIQGKSFLPVLARKEKARKTMYYHYYENGEHAVSPHFGVRNERYKLIRFYTRVNGWELYDLKKDPSEMTNLINSKKHEKIKNKMMAELQAEIGKYGDTDAMAIMPKDL; the protein is encoded by the coding sequence ATGATAAAGATTATCCGCATCGCCGTTGCCTGCGCCTTGCTGGCAAGCGCCCTTCCGCTGAAAGCCCAGCGCAAGCCCAATATTGTGCTCATCATTTCCGACGATCATGCCTACCAGGCCATCGGTGCCTATGGCGGCAAGAACGCCCGAACGCCCAACATCGACCGGCTCGCGCGGGAAGGCGTGAAATTCAACCGAGCCTACGTTACGAATTCCATCTGCGGCCCCAGCCGTGCCGTGATCCTCACCGGGAAACACAGTCACCGCAACGGATTCAAGGATAATGAACACTCCCGCTTCGACGGCAGCCAGAACACTTTTATCAAAGAACTCGGCAAAGCCGGCTACAATACCGCATGGGTCGGGAAATGGCACCTGGAAACCCGGCCACAAGGGTTTTCCTATTGGCAGATCCTCCCCGGCCAGGGCGCATATTATAACCCCGACTTCCTCATGATGGACGGCTCCCGCAAACAATTCGACGGGTACGTGTCCAACGTCATCGAAGATGAAGCCGAAAAATGGCTCAACGCCCGTGACACCACCCAGCCCTTCTGCCTCGTCATCGGCCACAAAGCCACTCACCGCACCTGGATACCCGACACAACCGACATGGGCGCCTTCGAAAACACGAACTTCGAACTGCCGGATAACTTCTTCGACAAATACGTCGGCCGAGAAGCCGCCAAAGTCCAGGAAATGAGCATCTCCGAATCCATGCGGATGGGATATGACCTGAAAATGTTCGGCGACAGTGCCGAAGCTAACCGCGAAGGTAGCATCAAACGCATGAACCCCGCCCAGCGCGCCAAATTCGACGCTTTCTACGGCCCCATCGCAGAAGGCCTCAAAACCGTCCGGTTTACCGCCGAAGGCTTCGCCCAATGGAAGTTCCAGCGCTACATGCGCGACTACATGAGCACCGCCCTCTCCCTCGACCGCAACATCGGCCGTACCCTCGATTACCTCGACCAGCACGGCCTTTCCGAAAATACCATCGTGATCTATATGTCCGACCAGGGCTTCTACCTCGGCGAGCACGGCTGGTTCGACAAACGTTTCATGTACGAAGAATCCTTCCGGACGCCCATGGTCATGCGCTACCCCGGCAAAGTGAAGCCCAATTCGGCCAACAATGATTTTGTCATGAACCTCGACATCGCGCCCACTTTACTCGACGCCGCCGGCGTAAAAGCCCCGGAAGACATACAAGGCAAATCCTTCCTGCCGGTACTCGCCCGAAAGGAAAAAGCGCGCAAAACCATGTATTACCACTACTACGAAAACGGGGAACACGCAGTTTCTCCGCACTTCGGTGTGCGTAACGAACGTTATAAACTCATCCGGTTCTACACGCGGGTAAACGGCTGGGAGCTGTATGACCTGAAAAAAGACCCTTCCGAGATGACGAACCTCATCAACAGCAAAAAACACGAGAAAATAAAGAATAAAATGATGGCCGAACTGCAAGCCGAAATCGGCAAATATGGCGACACCGACGCCATGGCCATCATGCCGAAAGATTTATAA
- a CDS encoding GH3 auxin-responsive promoter family protein: MKILSPALSQLARLRMGRIEHFMQYPLQVQQQVFQNLLSAAQYTEFGKQFGFSKIYKVDEFKQRVPVHTYETMKPYIQRVMEGEQNVIWNTPIKWFAKSSGTTADKSKFIPVSVESLDECHYRAGRDVFSLYYNNFPDADVLTGKSLVIGGSHQVNKLSPDSDSYYGDLSAVMLQNMPFYGNLLRTPDLSIALMDEWEEKIERMAKAVIHENVTSIAGVPTWTIVLIKRIFELTGTDNLADVWPNLEVYMHGGVSFTPYREQFKKLIRKPDMNYLESYNASEGFFAAQDVIGEEGLLLFLQHGIFYEFMPMEELGKEFPRTLQLHEVELGKNYALIISTNGGLWRYLLGDTVQFVSLAPYRIRVSGRTKSFINAFGEELIVDNSDKAIAEACAATGAVVNDYTAAPIYFSEGEAGGHEWLVEFEQQPSSIDAFIDVLDRSLKTINSDYEAKRHKDMALRRPTLHPLQPGTFTEWLKSKGKLGGQHKVPRLNNERNVLEEILRFIEKQ; the protein is encoded by the coding sequence ATGAAGATATTAAGTCCAGCGCTGTCGCAATTGGCCAGACTACGGATGGGGCGCATAGAGCACTTTATGCAATACCCCCTGCAGGTGCAGCAGCAGGTTTTCCAGAACCTCCTGAGCGCCGCGCAGTACACCGAGTTCGGCAAGCAGTTCGGATTCTCCAAAATATATAAGGTCGACGAATTCAAGCAAAGGGTGCCCGTGCACACTTACGAAACCATGAAGCCTTATATCCAGCGCGTCATGGAAGGCGAGCAAAACGTTATCTGGAACACACCTATCAAATGGTTCGCGAAATCTTCCGGAACCACGGCCGACAAAAGCAAGTTCATCCCCGTATCCGTTGAAAGCCTCGACGAATGCCACTACCGCGCCGGCCGCGACGTGTTTTCCCTGTACTATAATAACTTCCCCGACGCCGACGTGCTTACCGGCAAATCGCTCGTCATCGGCGGAAGCCACCAGGTCAACAAACTCTCCCCCGATTCCGACAGCTATTACGGCGACCTGAGCGCTGTGATGCTCCAGAATATGCCGTTTTACGGCAACCTCCTCCGTACGCCCGACCTCTCCATCGCGCTGATGGACGAGTGGGAAGAAAAAATCGAGCGGATGGCCAAAGCCGTGATCCACGAAAATGTGACCTCCATCGCCGGTGTCCCCACCTGGACGATCGTGCTCATCAAGCGCATCTTCGAGCTCACCGGTACCGACAACCTGGCCGACGTGTGGCCGAACCTGGAGGTGTACATGCACGGCGGCGTGAGCTTCACGCCATACCGCGAACAGTTCAAAAAGCTGATCCGCAAGCCCGACATGAATTACCTCGAATCCTACAACGCTTCCGAAGGCTTCTTCGCCGCGCAGGACGTGATCGGGGAAGAAGGGTTGCTGCTGTTCCTCCAGCATGGCATTTTCTATGAATTCATGCCGATGGAAGAGCTGGGGAAAGAGTTCCCGCGGACGTTGCAGCTGCACGAAGTGGAGCTGGGCAAGAATTACGCGCTGATCATCAGTACCAACGGCGGCTTGTGGCGCTACCTGCTGGGCGATACGGTGCAGTTTGTTTCGCTTGCGCCCTATCGCATCCGGGTGAGCGGGCGCACGAAGTCTTTCATCAATGCCTTCGGGGAAGAACTGATCGTCGACAATTCCGATAAAGCCATCGCTGAAGCCTGTGCGGCCACAGGAGCCGTGGTGAACGATTATACCGCCGCGCCCATCTATTTCAGCGAAGGCGAAGCCGGCGGGCACGAGTGGCTCGTAGAGTTCGAGCAGCAGCCTTCCAGCATCGACGCGTTTATCGACGTGCTCGACCGCTCCCTTAAAACCATCAATTCCGATTACGAAGCCAAGCGCCATAAAGATATGGCCCTGCGACGCCCCACCTTGCACCCGCTGCAGCCGGGCACGTTTACGGAATGGCTTAAAAGCAAGGGAAAGCTGGGCGGCCAGCATAAAGTACCCCGCCTGAACAATGAAAGAAACGTGCTGGAAGAAATCCTCCGGTTTATTGAAAAACAATAG
- a CDS encoding porin family protein, protein MKKVLLSVAAMLMAGATFAQVQFGVVAGPQFSSQTYKINGNKETSDLLTGLRAGVTVDLPLADEFFIQPSLLYSGKGGKETNGNLEGKMRIHYLELPVNFMFKPEVGAGNLYLGAGPYLAMGLGGKIEGQAWGITGSRDIDWDNDIKRFDAGANLQFGYELPQGLNFGLYADLGLVNISQNGNSDNSRRNTSFGVTLGYKFAGR, encoded by the coding sequence ATGAAAAAAGTTCTCTTGTCCGTTGCTGCCATGTTGATGGCAGGCGCCACATTCGCCCAGGTACAATTTGGGGTGGTGGCGGGACCGCAATTCTCCAGCCAGACGTATAAAATTAACGGCAACAAGGAGACCAGCGATTTATTAACGGGCCTGCGTGCAGGTGTTACCGTGGATCTTCCGCTGGCAGACGAGTTCTTTATCCAGCCGAGCCTGTTATATTCAGGCAAAGGCGGCAAGGAAACAAACGGCAATCTTGAAGGAAAGATGCGTATCCACTACCTGGAGCTTCCGGTGAACTTCATGTTCAAACCTGAAGTTGGGGCGGGTAACCTTTACCTCGGCGCAGGGCCATACCTGGCCATGGGCCTGGGTGGCAAGATCGAAGGGCAGGCCTGGGGCATCACGGGCAGCCGCGATATCGACTGGGACAATGACATCAAGCGTTTCGACGCCGGCGCCAATCTCCAGTTTGGCTACGAGTTGCCGCAGGGCCTGAACTTCGGGCTTTATGCCGACCTTGGCCTCGTGAACATCAGTCAAAATGGCAACAGCGACAACTCCCGCCGCAACACTTCTTTCGGTGTAACGCTGGGTTATAAGTTCGCTGGCCGTTAA